GATCTAGTGAATTCTATCGCTTTAAAGCAGTAGGTGGCCAAAAGAGGATTTATCAAGTCTCTTCGACTGGCATTAAACGTTCAGCAAACTACGGGTTAGGAACACAGCCAGGAGATTACACTGTTACACATTTAACTAATCTTCCCATCAATATTCAACAAAGTGTATGGGTTTTAGCCTATAAATGCGTAGGGTATGTTAAAGGAGTTGAATACATTTTTATTAAATATCATACCTTAGGCAATCAATTATTACAAAAAGAATTACAAGATTTTGAAGAGTATTGTCACCCCGTAAAAACCGAGAGAATATTCCAAGAAATTTTTCTAATGCTTGGATATATCTATCATATTCAAGACATAGCTCTTGATCAATTAAGCCTTAGTAGTTTAGTACCTTTCACCAAGCTGAAATATTTTGAAAGAGATATCTTAGACAAACTGAGATTGCAGGACTCGGAGACTAACTCCTTTAAGTATCTAGAGTTAGTTCAGAACCATCTATTGATTGAGCAACGATTAGCTCAGCGACGTATTCAACACCAAACTGTAGAACTACTCACGTGGATTGATAGCTTTTTTAGCTGGGCAGATCAAAACCGAGTAAAGCTAGGTGCTGAAAAAGGGTTAGCTATCAGTACGAAGCGTTCTTACATTACATCTCTTATATACATTGCAAAATTTTTATATAAATCGCAAAGTGATTCAAAGGTTTTCAAAGATATTCACTTAATCCAAAAGCTAAAGGAAAAACGCAATCAATTAAAAGTAAGTGAAAAAAAGCAAAAGCAACAAATTTCTACTCGCTGTTTAGAGTGGGAAGAAGCCGTTGTGATCGTCGAAATGCAGAGAGAGAAAGCAGATTTTAGACATGGCGTACCTCATTTCAAAAAACACGGGATTTACCCCGTTAAACGTTCATCCAGAAGTATTGCTAGCGAACTGCAGAAAATCATCATTCTATTTTTAATGATATTAATTCCCAGCGATCGGCAGCAGACCTATCGACGCCTTCAGTTTCGTCGGTCTATCAGAATCAATGAGATTACAGACGGCGTCTTTCTTCTATGGGGAGACTTTCGAGGCGAGGTTTTTACCCCAAGAGACCAGATGGCAAATCCAAGCCAAGCTCAATGGTGGCTTGCGGTCTATGACTTCAAAACTGTTGAGCGCTTCGGTCCTTTTTGGTATCCTCTCCCTAATCAACAATTCCGTGATGGTAAGACCTTTTATGAATACTTAGAAATGTGGTTCTTTGGCCTAGAAGATATAGCTGACAAGTGGCCCCAATACTACAAGGGAGACAATGCTCAATGGCAGGGCCATATTGATGAGCAAGGGCAGCGATTAGGTTGGCGAGCTGCTCTAGAACCGAATCACGATTTCGCCTTTTCAATGCGCAGGACGCAAACTCCTCATGATAAAGATAGCTTTTGTAGCTTGGTAAAGCAGATATTCATAGAATTCACTCCAAGACTAAAGAACGGGGAAATTGTCCCTGTCACTCCTCACAGTTTTCGGACTATGTTAGCTACTTATACGGCAGGCAGACTAACTGCAGCTGAGGAAGCTAGTATGGCTTACTGTGAGCATCACTCCATTGAAAAGCGCCGAACCAGCTACACGCTCTTCAATAACATGCGCCAGATCACTGAAGCCATTAAGGTAATGGATCGCATTAACCAAAGCTTGTTCATAACAGATGAATTGGTACCTAAAAGGATTCAAGAAGCGAAGGGTGCATTACAGAACTTGTTGCAAGGGAGTAAACCTAGTTCGATCCTCGAAGCTATAGATATCTATGGAAGTAGCTGTGATAAAAATAGATTATCAATGTTAAGAACTGCCGTAGAACGATATGGAGTTATTGGATTAGGTGGGCCTAAACCTCGCAAAGGAAAAAAAACTACAAACGAATCAAAAGATTTTCTAAAAACTATCCCTCTCCAACGACTTAACAATCTTTTAAGTGCTGTAGAGGAAGGTTGCAAGAAGTTGAAAGTAGATGTTAGGGGTATTAGTAAAAACCGTAGTTACGTCCGAAAGTTTTTAGAGTTTTGTGAAAAGCAAAAGTGGTTAGAGTGTCCAAAGCATACTGCTACTTATATGCAAGAAGTCAAAAATTGCCGAGCTTTCAACAAAAAAGTTATTCCAACTGAGGAGAAAATTTCAGGTATTTCCCCAAAAACAGTAAATAATAATCATGTGAGTTTAGGTATTTTTGAGTCAGACTTTATTGAAGTAAATGGAGCCAAGATCCTAGCTAATCAAGACTTATGTAACGAACTAGATTCATTTGAAAATTACGTTATCCATTTAGGTGGTGCTCAGAAAGTTATTTGGAGAGTCAAGCACATTCTTGGGTTTTTACATCGGATTCAAGGAACTCCTTTATCAGACCTCAGACTAACTAGCTTAGTTCCCTTTGTACAGCTCAATTTCAATGAGAGCAATACCATTTCTTCTCTTAAAATCTTATTTAATCAACAGGAAACCACTTTCTCGTCAGAAGAACTCGAGAGAGGAATCATTACTCTTGAAGGATTGGCTCAGCAACAGATCCAGAAAAAATCCGAAGACTTAATAAATCTACTTGACTCATACTTTGACTGGCTTGATCAAACAACAGTTTCGGAGGAGGGATTAGCTAAAGGTACAAAATTGCTTAGATTAAATTCATTTATCAATGTAGCTAAGTTTCTCTATCATAATGAAACTTTGCGATCGGATTTTTCAGATATTTTTATTATTAATAAGTTAAAAGAGAAAAGAAGCGAATTTATTCATGACAAGAGGAAGCGTCAAGCACGTGTTGCAGCTCGATGCATAACTTGGGAAGAAACAATTCAGGTTATTGAGATGCAACGGAAGCAAGCTGATTTACGGCATAACGTTGAAATTGTTTCCAAAGAACCTGAGAAATTGTATCTTCGACCAAAAAAGCTAACGGCTATTGCTCGTAATCTCGAAAAAACTTTGATCTTGTTGATGCTCGCGCTAATCCCCAGTGATCGGCAACAGACCTATCGACGCCTTCAGTTTCGTCGGTCTATCAGAATCAATGAGACTATAGACGGCATCTTTCTTTTATGGGGAGACTTTCGAGGTGAGCTTTTCACCCCAAGAGACCAAATGGCAAATCCAAGCCAAGCTCAATGGTGGCTTGCGGTCTATGACTTCAAAACTGCTGAGCGTTTCGGTCCCTTTTGGTATCCCCTCCCTAATCAACACTTCTGCGATGGTAAGACCTTTTATGAATACCTGGAAATGTGGTTCTTCGGTCTAGAGGATGAAGCTGGCAAGTGGCCCCAATACTACAGGGGAGACAATGCTCAATGGCAGGGCCATATTGATGAGCAAGGGCAGCGGCTAGGTTGGCGAGCTGCTCTAAAACCAAATCATGATTTCGTATTTTGTGGTTTGTACTCTGGGAAAGCTTTGGAGCAATTAGATTTCACACAGCTTGTTGAAAATATTTTTATCAAATTTACTCCTCACCTCGACAGAGCAGAGGTCGTTCCTGTAACTCCTAACAGTTTCCGAACCATGTTAACTACTTACACGGCAGACAAACTCACGCCTGCTGAAGAGGAAAGTATGGCTTACTGTGAGCACCACTCTGTGGCAACACGACGTGAGCACTATGTAGTTTCTGACAATATGAGGCAGATTGCTGAGGCGATTAAAGTTATGAATAGAATCAACAACAGTCTATTCCTTAGCTGATGCTGCCGAAGCCAAGACAGTAACATTAAGTAAAGTAATTCTCTCTAGTGCTACTGAGCGATCGCGTCCTCAACCGATACAGCAAGCCTATCAATTCATCATCCATAAGCTGGCTTCTGCGCTTACCCTGAAAGTTATCAGCTATGAATTGGTGGGCTTGCTCCACAGTCCAGCCTAGCCGAGCAATTTGGATTTGAATCCCGATAATCACATCACTAAGGTCATTACAAGCGATTGCAGGAGCTAAAGGCACAGGTTGTGGAAAACTCACTTTTCCCCTCCCTGGACCCTCCCCACCGGAGTTTATTTGTTTTTCTAAAACACCATCAGCCCCCCCACCCTTCATATAGGCAAAGGTGTGTAATTCCCCTCTAGGAGATTCTTCTAGCACTTTGGTTGGTTCTGCTGCTGGAGCTGACAATGTGGCTGTAACTGGCTCTGGTGGCTCTATTACATACAATTCGGGATGCCACAGCTCTTTGTACTTCTGCAAAGTGCTGTGGCTGCACCGTGCCAAAGAGGCGATCGCCTCGGCTCGAGCGGTGGGACGATCGGGTAGCTGTCCTTGTTGGCCCAGTTCAAGGACAGCTTGTTTGATTCGGGTTTGAGCTTCTTCGGCTCGCTTCTGGTTGAAGTTGACGATGTTGTTAGCAGCATTGGGGAGTCGAAGGGTGCGATCGCGCTTAGGAGCGGTGCCCAGGGGCCAGTAATAGTTTTCTACAGCGGTAGCCCATTCTTGAGCGCGACGGCTGATTTCGTGCTGGTGTTGGCACCACTCTCGATAGCCAAGGCTGTTGATGGCGGTGCGTTCGATGTAATGGGCTAAGGCAGCACCGGAGAGAGATTGGAAGATGACACCGTAGCAGCCGATGGTTTTGAGCAGGTGGTTCGTTTGTCCGGGTCCTGTCCACCCTTGTTCCATTTCAGTTTCTAGTTCTTGCTGCCAGAGGGTAGTGTTGCTACGGCGGTTGTAGGAGCGGTATTGATGTTGCTTCTTGGCTGCGGCGATCGCTTGATGCAGTTGCTCTAGGTCTTGGGCTGTTACGGCTTGGTCCCACTGCTGGAAGAAGGAGGACAAATCGCTGGCCAGAGGTTGCAGGGTGTCACCGAGGAGAACGGAACCACTGCTGGGTTGCAGGGGCAGGCGATGGGCGTTGTACTCGCTGTATTCTCCGGCTTTGCTGTAGCGCTTGACGTTGGGGAAGACTTCCAGTTGCCCTGCTTGCAAGGGTAGGTGGTGAGCTTCCAGGCAGTGCTTCAGGGCGACAGCGAGGCCGAAGGTGGGGACGGCTTCAGGTAGGGGGATGTAGAGATGGAGGCCACCGTTCCAGCTAGAGCGCAGCAAAACGGTTTGGTGAATGCCGATGCTGGCGAGGGCACCTCGGAGGGTGATGAGGGCTTGGCGATCACGGGTGGGATGATGCAGGCTGAGGGCGTCGAGGTCGATGAGGCCATAGGTGGTGGTGGGACCGAAGCGGACACCAACGAGCTGAGCAGCATCTTGCCAGTAGGTCCAGAGACTACGGGGTTTGAGGGGGTACTGCGTGAGGGTTTGCCAAGCAGGTTTTTGACTGGCATCGATGGGGGTGGGAGCGACGATCGCTTGCCAGGGGTAGGGGAAGAGCTGGCACAAGCGCTGGCCTAAAGGTTCGCGGGGCAGGGGTTCTGATAAACGCTGACGAGCGAGCTTTGGGGCAATCGCCTGACTTCCACAGGCAGGTGTTTGTTTGCGTGGCATGATGCAACTCTCTAGTCCGGTGGGGGCAAGGGGACAGAGAATGCAAAGTGAGTAAGTACGACTGGTCACACTGCTGGTGCAGGTGATAGTGACGAGGGGTATGGCTATGCATGGTCTCTCTGTCCCGAAGTAACGGTTGGACAGGGAGGGAGCGATCGCGCAGATTGAGAACAGCTAAGTTTTCTCTAAGATTGGCTTGGAAGCCGAGAATTTTTCGTTTTGTTTTGATGCGCTCCATCCCTGATGTAGAGAGGAATAGAGAGCCATTTATCAGTAAAAACGGTCCAAGAGGCTTGTCACCTTTTGCGAAATGACCGTAATATAGACACATGGCAGAGTGGGTGACCTAACTAAGCGCCGGGAAAGCACAGAAGTTAAAGTCCCCTCTATTCCGAACTGATAATAAAAAACCTCCGAACCCCTTCTGTTACCGCAGTTGGGGTTTTTGGTTTTTAGTATTCATGAGACATCTTTACCTCCTTTTCCGTGACGACACGTTTCGTATCCCTACAGTCACTGGTTTCCTCCGTTTTTAAGTAACTTGAAGAGTAGTTTACCTGATCCACCCAGCGATCGCCTCTATTTTCAATCCAATGAAAGAAATGAACTGACAGCGATCGCCATCCAGCGCATCATGCTGCTCCTTCTTGGGCGTACAAGTAAGCTTGGAAACCAATGAAGACGGTTTTAATATCACTCACGCTGCCTAAATCAGCGATCGCATCCCTCAGGTCGTGATATTTCAGGTCTAGCAGTTGCGGCAACTTGCCCTGATCGAGTTCACCTACGCCTTCCTTGATGTACTGATCTAGAACAAAGTCTAAAAATTCCTGCTGTTTGCCAAAATATCGGGAGAAGATCAGGGCTTTGTGGGCGATCACACGCTCGCGACGACTGATCGGGGCTGCTGCATAGGCAATGTAAGCCAGCACGTCATACAAGTCGCTTTTCTCAGCATCAATCAGGCGGCTAATTTCGGTGAGTTGTTCTGTGCCATAGCCTTTTTCTGCCAACCCTTCTAAGAGGGCTTTCCGAGTGTCTGGACGACTCCAGATTGTGCGTAGCTCGCTCTCGTCTCTAAACAGCTCTGGAATTTCACCAAACAGCCGTTCTACAAATTCGGCTGCGGTCATGGGCTTGCCATCAGGGCTCCAGAAACTAGTAGAGATTTGATGCTGAAAGGTACGCTCTTTACCGTCAGCTAGCTTGATTTTGATAACTTGAGGGCGACGGGGTGGTTCTGCGTCTTCATTGCCCTCGGCAAAAGGGCCTGCGCTTAGTGGTTTGTCTTTTCCACTGGCTGATTGCCGAGTTTGCCGTGAGGTAACTTGCACAGGCTCTTGAGGTTCGCCATCCCATTCAGGGTCGTTGAAGTGTTTGTAGGCTTCGACGAAGTCATAAATGGTGAAGTAGTCTTTGCTTTCAAACAGCCGAGTACCGCGACCGATGATTTGCTTAAACTCAATCATGGAATTGATCGGTCGCATCAGGACGACATTGCGAACGTTCCGAGCATCAACCCCGGTCGAAAGCTTTTGGGACGTGGTGAGAATGGTAGGAATGCTTTTTTCGTTGTCTTGAAAGGTGCTGAGGTGCTGTTCGCCAAGTTTGCCGTCGTTAGCAGTGACACGGACGCAATAATTTGGCTCAGTGCTGACTTTCATCTGGTTGATTAAATCGCGCACGGCAAGGGCGTGGTCTTGGGTGGCGCAGAAAACCAAGGTCTTTTGATTTTGGTCGATCGCTTCCATAAACAACTGCACTCGGTAGCGTTCGCGATCGGCAATCTCGATGATGCGGTTGAAGTCGGCTTCGGTGTAGACTTTGCCCTCGTCAATCGCTCCTTCAATCAGTTCGTCCTCGGTGCTGTAGATGTATTCATCTAGGGTTGTATCGATCTGCGTGACTTTGAAGGGAGTAAGGAAGCCATCGTTGATGCCGTCTTTGAGGGCATAGGTGTAGACCGGATCGCCAAAATAGGCGTAGGTATCGGCGTTGTTCGCACGTCGGGGGGTGGCGGTGAGACCTAGCTGTACCGCTGGCGAGAAATATTCCAGGATGTCGCGCCAAGTGCTTTCGTCGCTGGCTCCGCCCCGGTGGCATTCATCAATGATGATGAAGTCGAAGAAGTCGGGGGGGTAGTCGCCGAAGTTGGGAACGGGGTTGCCTGCCGCGTCTTGTCCAGCCATGAAGGTCTGGAAAATGGTGAAGAAGACGCTGCCGTTTTTGGGTACTCTGCCCCGTTTCTTGATGATTTCGGGGTCGATTCGCACCAGGGCATCATCGGGGAAGGCAGAGAAGGCGTTGTAGGCTTGATTGGCGAGAATATTGCGGTCTGCCAAAAACAAAATGCGAGGTCGACGGGTGGGTTGGCGGCTGAGATTCCAGCGGCTTTGAAACAGTTTCCAGCTAATTTGGAAGGCGACGAGGGTTTTGCCTGTCCCAGTTGCCATTGTCAGCAAAATGCGGTCGTGCCCCTCTGCAATGGCTTCTAAAACATGTTTGATGGCATTGTGCTGATAGTAACGGGTTTCCCAAGTGCCGCTACGGGTTTCAAAGGGAATATCGGCAAAGCGATCCCGCCATTCATTGGCTTCGCTAAAGGTGTCATTCCACAAATCGTCCGGGCTGGGATATTGGCTGATGTAGCCTTCTGCCCCAGTACGCATATCAATCTGGTAGATGCTGTCGCCGTTGGTGGAGTAGGCGAACCGGATTTCTAGTTTCTCAGCATACTTTTTAGCCTGCCCAACGCCTTCGGTGCCCAGTGCACTGCGCTTTTTAGCCTCGATGACCGCCAATTTTTCACCACGATAGACTAGCACATAATCTGCGATATCTGGTTGAGCGCGTTTACCACCACCCACCAAACGACCAGGAGCGATAACCTCCCGGCGAATACGGCTACCTTCCACGACCCCCCAGCCTACATTTTTTAAGGCAGGATCAATCAGTTCGGCGCGGGTCTCAGCTTCATTCACGTAGGGTTGTTGATAGCGCTTAGCTTTGGATAGGTCAAGTGCGTGAATAATGTCTTCACCCGCATCAAATCTTCGGTCAAATTCTTCAGCTTTCATACAGGGAAACCTCTTCTATGCGCGATCGACGGACGGAGATAATCCGAATGTTCTGATCCCGGTAGGTGATGACCGCTGACCAATGCTTGTTTTCTATCTTACCTACGATCAAAAACCTTAGCTCGTCCTGGGTTCTAGCGGGAATTTCTATCAGGTTGGGGTCATTCCATAGCTTTTGT
The Trichocoleus sp. FACHB-46 genome window above contains:
- the hsdR gene encoding EcoAI/FtnUII family type I restriction enzme subunit R codes for the protein MNEAETRAELIDPALKNVGWGVVEGSRIRREVIAPGRLVGGGKRAQPDIADYVLVYRGEKLAVIEAKKRSALGTEGVGQAKKYAEKLEIRFAYSTNGDSIYQIDMRTGAEGYISQYPSPDDLWNDTFSEANEWRDRFADIPFETRSGTWETRYYQHNAIKHVLEAIAEGHDRILLTMATGTGKTLVAFQISWKLFQSRWNLSRQPTRRPRILFLADRNILANQAYNAFSAFPDDALVRIDPEIIKKRGRVPKNGSVFFTIFQTFMAGQDAAGNPVPNFGDYPPDFFDFIIIDECHRGGASDESTWRDILEYFSPAVQLGLTATPRRANNADTYAYFGDPVYTYALKDGINDGFLTPFKVTQIDTTLDEYIYSTEDELIEGAIDEGKVYTEADFNRIIEIADRERYRVQLFMEAIDQNQKTLVFCATQDHALAVRDLINQMKVSTEPNYCVRVTANDGKLGEQHLSTFQDNEKSIPTILTTSQKLSTGVDARNVRNVVLMRPINSMIEFKQIIGRGTRLFESKDYFTIYDFVEAYKHFNDPEWDGEPQEPVQVTSRQTRQSASGKDKPLSAGPFAEGNEDAEPPRRPQVIKIKLADGKERTFQHQISTSFWSPDGKPMTAAEFVERLFGEIPELFRDESELRTIWSRPDTRKALLEGLAEKGYGTEQLTEISRLIDAEKSDLYDVLAYIAYAAAPISRRERVIAHKALIFSRYFGKQQEFLDFVLDQYIKEGVGELDQGKLPQLLDLKYHDLRDAIADLGSVSDIKTVFIGFQAYLYAQEGAA
- a CDS encoding BrnT family toxin, translating into MFEYDEKKSQSNLTKHGIDFVEAQKLWNDPNLIEIPARTQDELRFLIVGKIENKHWSAVITYRDQNIRIISVRRSRIEEVSLYES